The following is a genomic window from Deinococcus aerophilus.
CTGGAGGATCTGCCCGCCTTCCACCGCGCCTTTCTGACCTGGCGCGGGGTAGAGGGCGCCCCCGACATGCCGCTGCGCTGCGTGTCGCAGCGGGTGGAGGCCGAGCTCAACCGGCTGGTGCAGGGCGGGGTGGCCCGCCGGGAGAACGGGGACTGGCTGCTGGACCCCGGGACCCTGGCCGATTTTCCGGCGTACCGCGCGCTGATGTTCTCCTGACCCAGGCGGATGTGCCCGCCGCGCGGCCGGACCCGTTACCCTGACCGCATGAGCCTGTTCCTCCCGCCCGCGCCCACCACGGAGCGCCCATGAGCCTGCGGATTCTGGGCGGCACCGCCCGGGGCCGCGCCATCCAGGTGCCGGCCAGCGCCCGGCCCAGCGGCGCGCGCATCCGCAAGAGCCTGTTTGACCTGCTCGCGGCCCGTGCGCCCGGCGGCACGTTTCTGGACCTGCACGGCGGCAGCGGCGCGGTGGGGCTGGAGGCCGCCAGCCGGGGCTATGCGGTCACCCTGATCGAGAAGGACGCCCGCGCCGTCCGCGCGCTGGAGGCCAACGCCCGCAGCCTGGACCTGCGGGTCCGCATCCTGCGCGGCGACGCCCTGGGCGTGCTGCCCCGGCTGGGGCACTTTGACCTCGTGTTCAGCGACCCCCCTTACGAGGCCGATATTCCGGCCCTGACCGCGCGGCTGCTGGGCAGCGGTGTGGTGGCGGCGGGCGGCCTGCTGATCTGCCAGCACCCGGACCGCGTGACCCTGCCCGAACATCCCGGCCATGACCGCGAGGTGCGCGAATACGGCAGCAACACCCTGACGCTGTACCGCCCGGTTGCGGCGGGCAGAGAGGGCGATAAGGTGGGAGACGCATGAACGCCGTCTTTCCCGGTTCCTTTGATCCCATCACCAGCGGCCATATGGACGTGCTGAC
Proteins encoded in this region:
- a CDS encoding RsmD family RNA methyltransferase, with the translated sequence MSLRILGGTARGRAIQVPASARPSGARIRKSLFDLLAARAPGGTFLDLHGGSGAVGLEAASRGYAVTLIEKDARAVRALEANARSLDLRVRILRGDALGVLPRLGHFDLVFSDPPYEADIPALTARLLGSGVVAAGGLLICQHPDRVTLPEHPGHDREVREYGSNTLTLYRPVAAGREGDKVGDA